Within the Verrucomicrobiota bacterium genome, the region AATTGTCGGCAAGAAAGGTTATTACAGCTTCCAAGAGTCCGGGCTGATGGCGTAACAGAACAATCTTTGCGCCTTGGCGACTTTGCGTTGAATTCGACACCTCACCCCGGCTCTCTCCTCGTTCGAGGAGGAGAGGGAGAATTATTTTGTGGGACGTGAACCCAGGGTGTCGCGTTGCTCCAACCCGGGGCTAATTCCGTTGCGCCTTCAGCGCAAGTCCGTCAGCGTGAATCAGCGGCAATCAGCGGTTGAAATTCTTTGCGGCCTTTGTGTTCCTTCGCGGCTGAGAAGAAAAAGGCGAACAGTTTCTCCGTTCGCCCCTATGGTTCCGTCCAGCAAGCGTCGTTGCCCACGCGGAAGTCGAGACAGCCAGGCGCGAGGCGTCAGGATTTCGATTCCGAATGGCTTGTGCAAAACGGTCAGGTCGGGATCACGCGCGATGAGTGTTCGCGCGCCCGCGACCAGCGCCGCTTCGATGAATTTGTCGTCCTTTGGATCGCGGCAAACCGGCTCGTCGAACTTGACTGGCGTCACCCAAAGAGCGGAACTCCGC harbors:
- a CDS encoding putative toxin-antitoxin system toxin component, PIN family, producing MNLTVIDTGVFVAGVFWRSEPHRRLKAWLNGLLCPVVSDDIFAEYERLLHEVKVEEGFDTDVESWLDTTRSSALWVTPVKFDEPVCRDPKDDKFIEAALVAGARTLIARDPDLTVLHKPFGIEILTPRAWLSRLPRGQRRLLDGTIGANGETVRLFLLSREGTQRPQRISTADCR